In Bacteroidota bacterium, a single window of DNA contains:
- a CDS encoding sigma-54 dependent transcriptional regulator: protein MAHILIIDDEAGIRDTLAMIFEYEHHQVSTAESGIEGLKFAQNSDTPIDCILLDVKMPGMDGIECLEKLKEIRPDVPVIMISGHGNIETAVEATKLGAFDFLEKPPDRQRLLLLVRNATEKKQLVSENRVMRERLKGKERMLGTSQAMRNIRAIIERVAPTDARVLVTGENGTGKELVARAIHRASKRVDKPFVEVNCAAIPKDLIESELFGHEKGSFTGAAAQRIGKFEQADLGTLFLDEIGDMSMDAQAKMLRVIEEGRLERVGSSSSRPIPVNVRILAATNKNLPEEIRQGRFREDLYHRLNVIPIHVPPLRERREDIPLLVRAFGEEFTGEMPRKSVRFDEGAMRLLTQLPFSGNIRELRNIVERIVILVPGDIVRVEDVERLGLAFSMSEYSADGRESESQRVDAPSNELEKSVILTPIDRRRIESVERDYALMDEDHPLDGAMQAPTFQEFKDRAEKVFIEEKLREHNYNISRTAEALDIQRSHLYTKMRKFGLTKDSKGIETVAPDLKDVSDVDLEDDDML from the coding sequence ATGGCTCACATTCTGATAATCGACGACGAGGCTGGAATTCGCGATACTCTCGCGATGATCTTCGAGTATGAGCATCACCAAGTTTCGACTGCCGAGAGCGGCATCGAAGGGCTGAAATTTGCCCAGAATTCCGATACGCCGATCGACTGCATTCTCTTGGATGTCAAAATGCCTGGCATGGATGGCATTGAGTGCCTGGAGAAACTGAAAGAAATCAGGCCCGATGTGCCGGTTATCATGATCTCTGGTCATGGAAATATTGAGACGGCTGTCGAAGCGACTAAACTTGGCGCATTCGATTTCCTCGAAAAACCACCGGATCGTCAGCGCTTGCTCTTGCTCGTTCGAAACGCGACCGAGAAGAAGCAACTTGTTAGTGAGAATCGCGTCATGCGCGAACGCCTCAAGGGCAAGGAGCGCATGCTGGGCACCTCACAGGCGATGCGGAACATTCGGGCAATCATCGAGCGTGTCGCCCCGACAGATGCGAGGGTACTTGTCACGGGAGAAAACGGTACGGGTAAGGAGCTTGTCGCAAGAGCCATCCATCGTGCATCCAAGCGAGTGGACAAGCCGTTCGTCGAGGTGAACTGTGCGGCAATTCCGAAGGATTTGATCGAGAGTGAGTTGTTCGGCCACGAGAAGGGATCGTTCACTGGGGCAGCAGCTCAGCGCATTGGAAAATTTGAGCAAGCCGATCTCGGAACATTGTTCCTGGACGAGATCGGCGATATGTCGATGGACGCCCAAGCCAAGATGCTTCGCGTCATTGAAGAAGGCAGATTAGAACGTGTTGGCAGTTCCTCAAGCCGCCCAATACCTGTAAACGTCCGGATCCTCGCGGCAACGAATAAGAACTTGCCAGAAGAAATTCGGCAAGGCCGCTTTCGTGAAGATTTATATCATCGCCTGAATGTCATTCCAATACATGTTCCACCATTGCGGGAGCGGCGCGAAGATATTCCGCTGCTCGTCCGTGCGTTCGGTGAAGAATTTACCGGAGAGATGCCGCGAAAATCTGTCCGTTTCGATGAGGGCGCCATGCGGTTACTCACACAACTCCCATTCAGCGGCAATATTCGTGAGCTGCGCAATATCGTCGAACGGATTGTGATCCTCGTCCCAGGCGATATCGTTCGTGTGGAAGATGTCGAGCGCCTTGGGCTAGCGTTCTCAATGTCCGAATACTCGGCAGATGGTCGTGAATCAGAATCGCAACGAGTCGACGCACCATCCAATGAATTAGAAAAGAGCGTAATTCTCACCCCAATCGACCGGCGGCGGATCGAATCGGTTGAGCGCGATTATGCCTTGATGGATGAGGACCATCCTCTTGATGGCGCGATGCAGGCTCCGACATTTCAGGAATTTAAAGATCGGGCGGAGAAAGTATTCATCGAGGAGAAGCTTCGCGAACATAATTATAACATCAGCCGAACGGCCGAAGCCCTTGACATCCAACGTTCGCATCTCTACACCAAAATGCGAAAATTCGGCCTGACAAAGGATAGCAAGGGCATTGAAACCGTAGCGCCGGATTTGAAAGATGTGAGCGATGTCGATCTTGAAGATGATGATATGTTGTAA
- the obgE gene encoding GTPase ObgE has translation MQFIDEAKIRIGAGKGGDGVISWRREKYVPKGGPDGGNGGKGGDVYFEADPQFSTLLDFRYKREHEAEDGAKGGGSNCTGRNGEDLVLRMPVGTIAREAGTDRVLADLTESHQRILVAKGGKGGMGNWAFKSPTNQAPRKQTNGKPGEALEVELELKLLADVALVGFPNAGKSTLISRISAARPKIADYPFTTLVPNLGIVRAPEEHKSFVMADIPGLIEGASEGKGLGMQFLRHIERSRVLLFLLDGMSSEHDPKTAYKILRNELKRYDPLLLKRPSIIAITKGDAIGEDEHETLARAPIDKRKPLVISAVTGFNIDVLIRKLWNLLQQES, from the coding sequence ATGCAATTCATAGACGAAGCGAAAATTCGAATCGGAGCCGGTAAGGGTGGCGATGGTGTCATCTCCTGGCGTCGGGAGAAATATGTGCCTAAGGGCGGTCCCGATGGCGGCAATGGCGGCAAGGGTGGGGACGTATATTTCGAGGCCGATCCACAATTTTCGACGCTTCTCGACTTCCGATATAAGCGGGAGCATGAAGCTGAAGATGGTGCCAAGGGAGGCGGTAGCAATTGCACGGGCCGCAATGGCGAGGACCTTGTGCTACGCATGCCAGTCGGGACAATAGCCCGCGAAGCTGGTACCGATCGGGTGCTTGCTGATCTGACTGAGTCTCATCAACGCATACTCGTTGCGAAAGGCGGCAAAGGCGGAATGGGGAACTGGGCGTTCAAATCGCCGACGAACCAAGCACCGCGCAAACAGACCAACGGAAAGCCGGGTGAGGCTCTTGAGGTCGAACTCGAGCTGAAATTGTTAGCAGACGTTGCCTTGGTGGGCTTCCCGAATGCTGGAAAGTCCACGCTGATTTCACGCATTTCGGCAGCGCGGCCAAAGATCGCGGACTATCCTTTCACAACGCTGGTGCCGAATTTGGGCATTGTTAGAGCGCCGGAAGAGCATAAGTCTTTCGTCATGGCGGATATTCCCGGCCTGATTGAAGGCGCGAGCGAAGGCAAAGGCCTCGGCATGCAATTCCTGCGTCACATCGAGCGGAGCCGCGTCCTGCTGTTTCTGCTGGACGGGATGTCTTCGGAGCACGATCCGAAGACCGCCTACAAAATCCTGCGGAATGAGTTGAAGCGTTATGATCCTCTGCTCCTGAAAAGGCCATCAATCATCGCCATCACCAAGGGCGATGCAATTGGTGAAGATGAGCATGAAACGCTCGCGCGTGCTCCAATAGACAAGCGGAAACCACTTGTCATTAGCGCCGTTACGGGCTTTAATATTGATGTACTGATCCGGAAGCTTTGGAACCTGCTTCAGCAGGAATCTTAG
- a CDS encoding RNA polymerase sigma factor: protein MTAELTLSDIKGLGKAEGSKRLEAARQSLVRFVSSRVRDLETAEDIVQDVFLSLLRSSNAVGSPDMIIEDAGAWLARAARNRIIDWYRKHKTERITPEIERTARSTSNALSDLAASDAYEAFIDALAEMPAKQREIFVMNEMEGVSFREISEATGENLNTLLARKHRAVQFLRKRLAKYQLEFDEG, encoded by the coding sequence ATGACAGCGGAACTGACGCTTAGCGATATCAAGGGACTGGGTAAGGCTGAGGGCTCGAAACGGCTCGAGGCTGCCCGGCAGTCGCTCGTCCGATTTGTGTCATCACGCGTGCGAGATCTCGAAACTGCCGAGGACATCGTGCAGGACGTGTTCCTGAGCCTTCTGCGCTCATCGAACGCGGTCGGGAGTCCGGACATGATCATCGAGGACGCCGGCGCCTGGCTTGCCAGGGCTGCGCGAAACCGGATCATCGACTGGTACCGCAAGCACAAAACCGAGCGGATTACACCGGAGATCGAGCGGACGGCGCGATCGACGAGCAATGCGCTGAGCGATCTCGCAGCGAGCGACGCCTACGAAGCGTTTATCGATGCGCTGGCCGAGATGCCGGCGAAGCAACGCGAGATCTTCGTGATGAACGAGATGGAAGGCGTCAGTTTCCGCGAAATTTCCGAAGCGACTGGAGAAAATCTGAACACGCTCTTGGCGCGGAAGCACCGGGCTGTTCAGTTTCTTCGGAAGCGGCTGGCGAAGTATCAGTTGGAATTCGATGAGGGTTAA
- a CDS encoding AAA family ATPase: MYLSNIKLWNFRKYGRAGQESTLDLRNPHLSLDFSNGLNVLIGENDSGKSAIIDAIKLTLKTQSYEWLRIEREDFFNDSAKLRIELEFDGFKDIEAKNFTKWLGWKEKTTETGSKEKVPYLRLVYEVQRKLEEGRILPSDVRAGVDDECYLLDAGAKEYLKVTYLKPLRDAESDLTPKRNSRLSQILASHEAFKGKETTHFLVRLFERFNDSILGYFEGVDVGTDGSEAPSQDQEGKKLKDKVDSLLSEMYDESKESNFDVTSKKEVKEILEKLELSLKNDLNPGLGTLNRLFVSSELLHLEKKDWTGLRLGLIEELEAHLHPQAQMRIIAALREISGTQLILTTHSPNIGSKVKLKELILCSGDNVFPMKDGCTRLKSPDYTFLERFLDATKANLFFAKGVILVEGWAEEILIPALAKAIDCDLTKKGVSVVNVGNLAFLRYSSIFQRQAPPPMEMPVAVVTDLDIMPEDEGADAESKTTTKKAKYDGVPVKTFVSPHWTLEYCIARSTKLRRTFYKAILEALREKKEDEGMSETGLAEYVTAITNIDVHFNGWSKSEAEIASSIYSQILGEAKVLELARGKISKTIIAQHFAKLLDEGAVAKTDIETDTNISYLIDAIKYACRVSSH, translated from the coding sequence ATGTACCTCTCTAATATTAAGCTCTGGAATTTCCGAAAGTACGGACGCGCGGGTCAAGAGTCAACGCTCGATCTTCGGAACCCCCACTTGAGTCTCGACTTCTCGAATGGGCTCAATGTTCTGATCGGTGAGAACGACTCGGGGAAATCAGCTATCATTGATGCAATTAAGCTCACGCTCAAGACGCAAAGCTACGAGTGGTTGAGAATTGAGCGAGAGGATTTTTTCAATGACTCCGCCAAGCTGAGAATAGAATTAGAGTTCGACGGTTTTAAGGACATCGAAGCAAAGAACTTTACTAAATGGTTAGGATGGAAAGAGAAGACTACCGAGACCGGGTCTAAGGAGAAGGTGCCATACTTGCGCTTGGTTTACGAGGTACAGCGCAAACTGGAGGAGGGAAGAATATTACCATCTGACGTGAGGGCTGGCGTCGATGACGAGTGTTATCTTCTCGATGCCGGCGCAAAAGAATACCTGAAAGTCACTTACCTCAAGCCATTGCGCGATGCCGAGAGCGACTTGACCCCAAAGAGGAATTCAAGACTGTCACAAATTCTTGCGAGCCACGAGGCTTTTAAGGGCAAAGAAACAACTCATTTTTTGGTCCGTCTTTTCGAGAGATTCAATGATTCCATCCTTGGATATTTTGAAGGCGTGGACGTTGGGACTGACGGTAGCGAAGCGCCATCCCAGGATCAAGAAGGTAAGAAGCTGAAGGACAAAGTCGATAGTCTGCTCAGTGAGATGTACGATGAATCGAAAGAATCTAACTTTGATGTAACTTCGAAGAAGGAAGTAAAGGAGATTCTTGAGAAGCTCGAGTTGAGCTTGAAAAATGACTTGAACCCTGGGCTCGGCACCCTGAACCGACTTTTTGTTTCTTCTGAATTGCTTCACCTTGAGAAGAAGGATTGGACTGGGCTACGCCTCGGCCTCATCGAAGAACTCGAAGCTCACCTTCATCCTCAGGCTCAAATGCGTATCATTGCGGCACTCCGAGAGATAAGCGGTACTCAACTGATTCTCACCACGCACAGTCCGAATATTGGTTCAAAGGTCAAGTTAAAAGAATTGATCTTGTGTAGTGGCGACAATGTCTTTCCGATGAAGGATGGTTGCACCAGACTCAAAAGCCCCGACTACACATTTCTTGAGAGATTTCTCGACGCAACGAAAGCAAATCTATTTTTCGCGAAAGGAGTCATCCTTGTCGAAGGGTGGGCAGAGGAAATTCTGATTCCGGCTCTCGCCAAGGCCATTGATTGCGACCTTACGAAGAAGGGTGTTTCCGTCGTTAATGTCGGGAACCTCGCCTTCTTGCGATATTCCAGCATCTTTCAAAGGCAGGCTCCTCCCCCCATGGAGATGCCTGTGGCCGTCGTAACCGACCTCGACATTATGCCTGAGGATGAAGGTGCTGACGCAGAAAGTAAAACAACAACCAAGAAGGCGAAGTACGATGGCGTACCAGTAAAAACATTCGTCTCCCCGCATTGGACCTTGGAGTACTGTATTGCAAGATCGACTAAACTCCGAAGGACATTCTACAAGGCAATCTTGGAGGCATTGCGTGAGAAAAAGGAGGATGAAGGAATGAGCGAGACCGGATTGGCAGAATATGTCACGGCAATTACGAATATAGACGTGCACTTCAATGGTTGGAGTAAGAGTGAAGCTGAGATAGCCAGTTCGATCTATTCTCAAATTTTGGGAGAAGCCAAGGTGCTGGAATTGGCCAGGGGCAAGATTTCGAAGACTATCATTGCCCAGCATTTCGCCAAGCTCCTGGATGAAGGGGCAGTTGCGAAGACTGATATCGAGACCGACACTAATATTTCTTATCTCATCGATGCCATAAAGTATGCCTGCCGCGTTAGTAGTCACTAA
- a CDS encoding UvrD-helicase domain-containing protein, producing MPAALVVTNGDIEYAEGILLPAGMTFDDERRAFIRNFETIDLQAVPGSGKTTALLAKLLIIEKHLPLNDGSGVLVLSHTNAAVDEIKNAIGIHCPKLFAYPNYVGTIQSFTDKFLAIPYGHNCLGVRFDRVDSEAFSERLWKNFRLVQQREDFGSLGKWFYGMHIATAKEIAGENKPEVRRLCNALIEAHVKNIRYDYNEECFRNGIDGKALLKSKTNPKFNALLAITQETFAEGYLSFDYAYILAKHYLILVPELTPIVRKRFPYVFVDEMQDMDPHQYTLLETLFAPSGPHQPIYQRIGDKNQAIYEGLTGEIWQDRAPDRILSLKGSYRLSSQVAKVVQPFALTPIAIDGRRELRVPIKPCLLVYTEPSHVINEYIRIIRTHVDSGAIPSNTANGFHAICWVTKEKETETTLSRYFADFKRVKQESGSNYYCLRAYFDAMDPVSQCVRAIRSHLINAILKVLRLEDIRDENNRYYTQARFLRQLNQLDLTRDTKYSDEFNFQLFQWCSAVANGKTTEALRDLRIFLPNLLGWLDKTLTKADAITFVNADSASSQSVGENTSESRDVNVAIEPSGDIRIEVSNVHAVKGHTHTATLYMESFYQKMYESSRLPGPFLNGSAKIKGTYQNETARLLYVGFSRPTHLLCFAVHKERFEAHLSAIDRDIWEIVEVS from the coding sequence ATGCCTGCCGCGTTAGTAGTCACTAACGGTGACATCGAATACGCCGAGGGTATTCTGTTGCCCGCCGGCATGACGTTCGATGATGAACGTCGGGCCTTCATTCGCAATTTTGAAACCATAGACCTTCAGGCCGTTCCAGGAAGTGGCAAGACAACAGCGCTCCTTGCCAAACTGCTGATTATCGAGAAGCATCTGCCTCTGAATGACGGATCTGGGGTCCTGGTACTTTCGCACACAAACGCAGCAGTGGATGAGATCAAGAATGCAATTGGCATCCACTGTCCGAAGCTATTCGCGTATCCTAACTACGTCGGCACAATACAGAGCTTCACAGATAAATTCCTTGCAATACCCTACGGACACAACTGTCTCGGAGTTAGATTTGACCGTGTCGATTCAGAAGCTTTTTCGGAGAGGCTTTGGAAGAACTTCCGTCTCGTGCAACAACGCGAAGATTTCGGAAGTCTCGGGAAGTGGTTCTATGGCATGCACATTGCGACCGCGAAAGAAATCGCCGGAGAGAATAAGCCAGAGGTTAGGCGCCTCTGCAATGCGTTGATCGAAGCGCACGTGAAAAATATTCGTTACGACTACAACGAGGAATGCTTTAGGAATGGGATTGATGGTAAAGCGCTCCTGAAGTCGAAGACCAATCCAAAATTTAATGCACTGCTGGCGATTACTCAAGAAACTTTCGCCGAGGGTTATCTTTCGTTTGATTACGCCTATATCCTTGCCAAGCATTATCTCATTCTTGTCCCTGAGCTTACCCCAATTGTGAGAAAGCGATTCCCATACGTCTTCGTTGATGAGATGCAAGATATGGATCCCCACCAATACACCTTGTTAGAGACGCTTTTTGCACCTTCGGGGCCTCATCAACCCATTTATCAAAGGATCGGAGACAAGAACCAAGCGATATACGAGGGGCTTACCGGGGAGATTTGGCAGGATCGAGCGCCTGATCGAATACTCTCCCTAAAAGGGTCATATCGCTTGAGCAGTCAAGTCGCAAAAGTCGTGCAGCCATTCGCCCTCACTCCTATAGCAATAGATGGGCGGCGGGAGCTTCGTGTGCCAATTAAGCCTTGCTTGTTGGTTTATACCGAGCCTTCGCACGTGATTAATGAGTACATCCGAATTATCCGAACGCATGTCGACTCCGGGGCTATTCCATCCAATACAGCAAATGGGTTCCATGCAATCTGTTGGGTGACGAAAGAGAAAGAGACGGAAACGACACTCTCTAGATACTTTGCTGATTTCAAGCGTGTCAAACAAGAGTCAGGTTCAAATTATTATTGCCTTAGGGCTTACTTCGATGCGATGGATCCGGTAAGTCAGTGCGTGAGAGCAATACGTAGTCATCTCATCAACGCCATTCTGAAGGTGTTACGACTTGAAGATATACGCGATGAGAACAATAGATACTATACGCAAGCGCGCTTTCTTCGCCAATTGAATCAACTTGACCTCACGCGAGATACAAAATATTCGGACGAATTTAATTTTCAGCTCTTTCAATGGTGCAGTGCGGTGGCAAACGGGAAGACTACTGAGGCCCTGAGGGACCTGCGCATCTTCCTTCCTAATCTGTTGGGCTGGCTTGACAAGACTCTTACGAAAGCGGACGCGATCACATTTGTCAATGCAGACTCAGCATCGAGTCAATCGGTTGGGGAGAATACCTCCGAAAGTCGAGATGTAAACGTTGCCATCGAGCCATCGGGAGACATTAGGATTGAAGTGTCAAACGTTCACGCAGTAAAGGGACACACGCACACAGCAACGTTGTACATGGAGTCCTTTTACCAGAAAATGTATGAGTCATCCAGACTCCCCGGACCTTTCCTGAATGGCAGTGCTAAGATCAAAGGAACGTACCAGAATGAAACCGCAAGGTTGCTCTACGTAGGTTTCTCGCGTCCGACGCATCTGCTTTGCTTCGCGGTTCACAAGGAGCGATTTGAAGCTCATTTAAGTGCGATTGACAGAGATATTTGGGAAATCGTGGAGGTATCGTGA
- a CDS encoding Fic family protein yields the protein MKSANKSANKSANKSAKSAKLNGKSVARKAVMPMYSGISQMEPMWPARPSLEEKAVELLKRSQQLSGKLHPITQRQTSQLLRLMNSYYSNLIEGNVTHPLDLERAQKNDYSAEPRKKALQIEGRAHIEVQEQFERELRDSSDVDVASPEFLLSMHKSFYDKLPEEFKLVRATAGNVLKVVPGKFRRDDVQVGKHVPPQHSSIPQFMERFHEVYSPTPLGSVKRIIAAIAAHHRLAWIHPFLDGNGRVVRLFTHLYFMRADLDSNGLWSLSRGIARKREEYYKALEAADAPRYNNYDGRGNLSQRGLDDFVDFLLDVAIDQVNFMSGLLETNAMLDRLTQYVELLALQGVLDTSAKYLLTEIFLRGELPRSEVARLTGTSDRSARRITQALTKLELVTSLTPLGALRLTFPIKAVPYIFPALYPAGSIT from the coding sequence ATGAAGTCGGCCAATAAGTCGGCCAATAAGTCGGCCAATAAGTCGGCCAAAAGTGCCAAGCTAAATGGGAAATCAGTGGCCCGGAAGGCTGTGATGCCCATGTACAGCGGAATCTCTCAAATGGAGCCGATGTGGCCCGCCCGCCCAAGTCTCGAAGAGAAAGCGGTTGAACTCCTCAAACGATCGCAACAGCTTTCGGGCAAACTCCATCCCATCACCCAGCGTCAGACCTCTCAGCTCCTTCGGCTGATGAATAGCTATTATTCCAATCTCATCGAGGGAAATGTCACGCATCCATTGGACCTCGAGCGCGCACAAAAGAACGATTACTCTGCGGAGCCTCGCAAGAAGGCGTTGCAGATTGAAGGGCGAGCACATATCGAGGTGCAGGAACAGTTTGAGCGAGAGCTACGAGATTCTTCAGATGTCGATGTTGCGTCACCGGAGTTTCTCCTGAGCATGCACAAAAGCTTTTACGATAAGCTCCCGGAAGAATTCAAATTAGTCCGTGCGACTGCCGGCAACGTGCTGAAAGTCGTGCCAGGCAAATTTAGACGGGATGATGTGCAAGTCGGCAAGCATGTTCCGCCGCAGCACTCCTCGATCCCTCAGTTCATGGAGCGATTTCACGAAGTCTATTCTCCAACTCCTCTCGGCTCCGTGAAGAGAATTATCGCCGCTATTGCAGCACATCACCGACTCGCGTGGATCCATCCCTTCTTAGATGGGAATGGACGGGTTGTCAGGCTTTTTACGCACCTCTATTTTATGAGGGCAGATCTGGATAGTAATGGGCTGTGGTCGCTCTCCCGCGGTATTGCGCGGAAAAGGGAGGAATACTATAAAGCACTGGAGGCCGCAGATGCACCCCGTTACAACAATTATGATGGACGCGGCAATCTCTCGCAACGCGGACTGGATGACTTCGTCGATTTTTTGCTCGATGTTGCAATCGATCAAGTGAACTTTATGTCTGGTCTGCTCGAGACCAACGCGATGCTCGATCGTCTTACGCAATATGTCGAACTTCTTGCGTTGCAAGGAGTGCTCGACACGAGCGCGAAATATCTTCTTACGGAGATTTTCTTAAGAGGAGAACTTCCGCGAAGCGAGGTAGCCAGGCTGACTGGTACATCGGATCGCTCCGCAAGGAGAATTACGCAGGCTCTCACCAAACTGGAACTTGTCACTTCACTCACTCCGCTTGGCGCGCTTCGGCTAACTTTTCCGATCAAAGCAGTCCCGTATATCTTTCCCGCGCTCTATCCCGCTGGAAGCATCACGTAG
- the rpsO gene encoding 30S ribosomal protein S15, with the protein MPVTKEITQQSAAKFGKAPNDTGSAEVQIAILTANINSLTPHFEKNPKDHHSRRGLLKMVGKRRSLLDYLAKKDVNKYRALIQQLEIRK; encoded by the coding sequence ATGCCAGTTACCAAAGAGATCACGCAGCAGTCTGCTGCCAAGTTTGGCAAAGCGCCAAACGACACCGGGAGCGCGGAAGTCCAGATCGCGATTCTCACCGCCAACATCAATTCGCTCACCCCTCACTTCGAAAAGAATCCAAAGGACCACCACAGTCGTCGCGGTCTGCTCAAGATGGTCGGCAAGCGCCGCAGCTTGTTGGACTATCTTGCGAAGAAGGACGTGAACAAATACCGCGCGCTGATCCAGCAGCTCGAAATCCGGAAATAG
- the pnp gene encoding polyribonucleotide nucleotidyltransferase, which translates to MKYDVQYGNGKSMQFDVGRYAKQSNGSVMVRLGDTMSLVNAVAAEKEKEGIDFMPLQVEFRERAAAAGKIPGGYFKREARPTEKEILSARQIDRPIRPMFPKDWRVETQIVATIFCSDQEHDADTITATAASLALLISDIPFEEPVAEVRIARVNGQIIIDPTYTELQTADYEFVVAGTKDSILMVEGESHEISETEFIEALRAGSNAVRELCIGQERIVKECGLAKPKRIKDEHIMDPALIAQVEALAAPKLRELAKTVLAKEERSLQTHSARDATRKALTETVGELQFEHIRGDVDHILYDIEKREMRNMILDNNHRLDGRNSTQIRPIECEVAVLPRVHGSAVFQRGETQSLTSCTLGTKRDEQNIEGLFPETTKRFMLHYNFPPYSVGEVGRYSGTGRREIGHGNLAERAIKLLLPTVEEFPYTLRIVSDILESNGSSSMATVCAGTLALFDAGVPLKKPVSGIAMGLIKEGDRVAILSDILGNEDHLGDMDFKVCGTRDGITACQMDMKIKGIDFDLLEKALMQARDGRLHILGKMAEALSGPKSELSQYAPRLTTVKVPVDCIGLVIGPGGKTIRQIQADAGVEINIEEDGTVTIAALSGEASDRAKQFIMALVAEPEEGGTYSGRVTQVREGLGAIVEFLPKKEGLLHISEIDYQRVENVSDVIQVGDVFDVKLIAVKPDGKFSLSRKALLPVPEGYEERPRERREGGGDRGGYGDRRGGGDRRGGGDRGGDRRNGGGGGFRDRRN; encoded by the coding sequence ATGAAATACGACGTACAGTACGGCAACGGCAAATCGATGCAGTTCGATGTAGGCCGGTATGCCAAGCAATCGAACGGATCCGTGATGGTCCGTCTCGGCGACACGATGTCGCTGGTCAACGCAGTCGCCGCCGAAAAGGAAAAAGAAGGCATTGACTTTATGCCGCTGCAGGTAGAATTCCGCGAGCGCGCGGCTGCCGCCGGCAAGATTCCGGGAGGCTACTTCAAGCGCGAAGCCCGCCCAACCGAGAAAGAAATTCTCTCCGCCCGTCAGATCGATCGTCCGATCCGCCCGATGTTCCCGAAGGACTGGCGCGTCGAGACGCAGATCGTCGCGACCATCTTCTGTTCCGATCAGGAGCACGATGCCGACACGATCACCGCAACTGCGGCCTCGCTTGCGCTGCTCATCTCCGACATTCCATTCGAAGAGCCGGTCGCGGAAGTACGCATTGCACGCGTCAACGGCCAGATCATCATCGATCCGACCTACACCGAACTTCAAACGGCTGACTACGAGTTCGTCGTCGCCGGGACGAAGGATTCGATCCTGATGGTTGAAGGCGAGTCGCACGAGATCAGCGAGACCGAGTTTATCGAAGCGCTCCGCGCCGGCTCGAACGCCGTTCGTGAACTCTGCATCGGTCAGGAGCGCATCGTCAAAGAGTGTGGCCTCGCAAAGCCGAAGCGCATCAAGGACGAGCACATCATGGACCCGGCGCTCATCGCGCAGGTCGAAGCCCTTGCCGCGCCAAAGCTGCGCGAGCTTGCCAAGACTGTGCTCGCAAAGGAAGAACGCTCACTGCAAACGCACTCGGCCCGTGACGCAACACGCAAGGCACTCACCGAGACTGTCGGCGAGTTGCAGTTCGAGCACATCCGCGGCGATGTCGATCATATCCTGTATGACATCGAGAAGCGTGAGATGCGTAATATGATCCTGGATAACAACCATCGTCTCGATGGACGTAACTCCACGCAAATTCGTCCGATCGAGTGCGAAGTTGCCGTTCTGCCACGCGTGCATGGCTCTGCTGTCTTCCAACGCGGTGAGACGCAATCGCTGACAAGCTGCACGCTTGGCACCAAGCGCGACGAGCAGAACATCGAGGGTCTCTTCCCCGAGACGACCAAGCGGTTCATGCTGCATTACAATTTCCCGCCGTATTCCGTCGGTGAGGTTGGACGTTACAGCGGAACCGGTCGCCGCGAAATCGGCCACGGCAATCTCGCCGAGCGCGCGATCAAGTTGCTGCTTCCGACCGTCGAAGAATTTCCATATACGCTCCGTATCGTGAGCGATATTCTCGAAAGCAACGGATCGAGTTCCATGGCGACGGTTTGCGCCGGCACGCTGGCACTCTTCGATGCTGGTGTACCGCTGAAGAAGCCCGTGAGCGGCATTGCGATGGGCCTCATCAAGGAAGGTGATCGCGTCGCGATCCTTTCGGACATTCTCGGTAACGAGGATCATCTTGGCGACATGGACTTCAAAGTCTGCGGCACGCGTGATGGTATCACCGCCTGCCAGATGGATATGAAGATCAAGGGCATCGACTTCGATCTGCTCGAGAAGGCGCTGATGCAAGCGCGCGATGGCCGCTTGCACATTCTCGGCAAGATGGCGGAGGCTCTCTCGGGACCGAAATCCGAGCTCTCGCAATACGCGCCGCGTCTCACGACAGTCAAGGTGCCGGTCGATTGTATCGGACTCGTCATCGGACCTGGTGGCAAGACGATCCGCCAGATTCAGGCCGATGCTGGCGTCGAGATCAACATCGAGGAAGATGGAACGGTCACGATCGCTGCGCTTTCGGGCGAGGCGTCGGATCGCGCAAAGCAGTTTATTATGGCGCTCGTCGCGGAGCCGGAAGAAGGCGGGACCTACTCCGGTCGCGTCACCCAGGTCCGCGAAGGACTGGGTGCGATCGTCGAATTCCTTCCCAAGAAGGAAGGCTTGCTCCATATTTCGGAGATCGATTACCAGCGCGTCGAGAACGTCTCGGATGTCATCCAGGTGGGTGATGTCTTTGACGTAAAGCTCATCGCTGTCAAGCCCGACGGCAAGTTCTCGCTGTCGCGCAAGGCGTTGCTTCCGGTACCGGAAGGCTACGAGGAGCGTCCACGTGAGCGCCGCGAAGGCGGCGGCGACCGCGGTGGTTACGGCGACCGACGCGGTGGCGGCGATCGTCGTGGCGGCGGAGATCGCGGCGGCGACCGGCGCAATGGAGGTGGCGGCGGATTCCGCGACCGAAGGAATTAA